From a region of the Parus major isolate Abel chromosome 6, Parus_major1.1, whole genome shotgun sequence genome:
- the VSIR gene encoding V-type immunoglobulin domain-containing suppressor of T-cell activation isoform X1, whose translation MGTASPRSGLLLAALCLLASHGRAAAFLITTPYSLCVCPEGQNVTLTCRISGPLAERHDLLYKTWYFSSTGDQSCSDKRHIRNVTDRELHHDLSRHHELPGNGSQKSPLGRQSGHHGVEFVPDHHGAFHIVVMNLTLQDSGNYCCYAVEVRREGHGKPHTMQVAHGFVELQIQRGKGGLQNCTFHTATGKDITAAALATGACIVGILCLPLILLLIYKQRQAASSRRAHELVRMDSSAQGIENPVFEAVPSASVEPRPRPQLSYVASRLPSESGRHLLSEPNTPLSPPGPGDCFFPTLDPVPDSPNSLKA comes from the exons gaagggcagcagctTTCCTGATCACCACCCCGTACTCGCTCTGTGTCTGTCCTGAGGGCCAGAACGTCACCCTGACCTGCCGGATCAGCGGCCCGCTGGCCGAGCGCCACGACCTGCTCTACAAAACCTGGTACTTCAGCAGCACCGGCGACCAGAGCTGCTCCGACAAGAGACACATCCGCAACGTCACCGACAGGGAGCTGCACCACGACCTCAGCAGGCACCACGAGCTGCCGGGCAATGGCTCCCAAAAATCCCCCCTTGGGCGGCAGAGCGGCCACCACGGCGTGGAGTTTGTCCCTGACCACCACGGCGCCTTCCACATCGTGGTGATGAACCTGACGCTGCAGGACAGTGGGAATTACTGCTGCTACGCCGTGGAGGTCAGGAGGGAAGGCCACGGCAAGCCCCACACCATGCAGGTGGCTCACGGCTTCGTGGAGCTGCAGATCCAGCGAg gcaaagGAGGGCTTCAAAACTGCACATTTCACACTGCCACCGGCAAAG ATATCACGGCCGCCGCGCTGGCCACGGGCGCCTGCATCGTGGGCATCCTCTGCCTGCCCCTCATCCTGCTCCTCATCTACAAGCAGAGAcaagctgccagcagcagac GTGCCCACGAGCTTGTCAGGATGGATAG cagcgCCCAGGGCATTGAAAACCCCGTGTTCGAGGCGGTGCCGTCGGCCAGCGTGGAGCCACGGCCCCGGCCCCAGCTCTCCTACGTGGCCAGCAGGCTGCCCTCGGAGTCTGGCCGGCATCTGCTCTCGGAGCCCAACACCCCCCTGTCCCCCCCTGGGCCTGGGGACTGCTTCTTCCCAACCCTGG ATCCTGTTCCCGACTCACCAAATTCCTTGAAAGCCTAA
- the VSIR gene encoding V-type immunoglobulin domain-containing suppressor of T-cell activation isoform X2 has product MGTASPRSGLLLAALCLLASHGRAAAFLITTPYSLCVCPEGQNVTLTCRISGPLAERHDLLYKTWYFSSTGDQSCSDKRHIRNVTDRELHHDLSRHHELPGNGSQKSPLGRQSGHHGVEFVPDHHGAFHIVVMNLTLQDSGNYCCYAVEVRREGHGKPHTMQVAHGFVELQIQRGKGGLQNCTFHTATGKDITAAALATGACIVGILCLPLILLLIYKQRQAASSRRAHELVRMDSAQGIENPVFEAVPSASVEPRPRPQLSYVASRLPSESGRHLLSEPNTPLSPPGPGDCFFPTLDPVPDSPNSLKA; this is encoded by the exons gaagggcagcagctTTCCTGATCACCACCCCGTACTCGCTCTGTGTCTGTCCTGAGGGCCAGAACGTCACCCTGACCTGCCGGATCAGCGGCCCGCTGGCCGAGCGCCACGACCTGCTCTACAAAACCTGGTACTTCAGCAGCACCGGCGACCAGAGCTGCTCCGACAAGAGACACATCCGCAACGTCACCGACAGGGAGCTGCACCACGACCTCAGCAGGCACCACGAGCTGCCGGGCAATGGCTCCCAAAAATCCCCCCTTGGGCGGCAGAGCGGCCACCACGGCGTGGAGTTTGTCCCTGACCACCACGGCGCCTTCCACATCGTGGTGATGAACCTGACGCTGCAGGACAGTGGGAATTACTGCTGCTACGCCGTGGAGGTCAGGAGGGAAGGCCACGGCAAGCCCCACACCATGCAGGTGGCTCACGGCTTCGTGGAGCTGCAGATCCAGCGAg gcaaagGAGGGCTTCAAAACTGCACATTTCACACTGCCACCGGCAAAG ATATCACGGCCGCCGCGCTGGCCACGGGCGCCTGCATCGTGGGCATCCTCTGCCTGCCCCTCATCCTGCTCCTCATCTACAAGCAGAGAcaagctgccagcagcagac GTGCCCACGAGCTTGTCAGGATGGATAG cgCCCAGGGCATTGAAAACCCCGTGTTCGAGGCGGTGCCGTCGGCCAGCGTGGAGCCACGGCCCCGGCCCCAGCTCTCCTACGTGGCCAGCAGGCTGCCCTCGGAGTCTGGCCGGCATCTGCTCTCGGAGCCCAACACCCCCCTGTCCCCCCCTGGGCCTGGGGACTGCTTCTTCCCAACCCTGG ATCCTGTTCCCGACTCACCAAATTCCTTGAAAGCCTAA